Proteins from one Microcaecilia unicolor chromosome 2, aMicUni1.1, whole genome shotgun sequence genomic window:
- the LOC115462013 gene encoding tigger transposable element-derived protein 4-like, whose product MEQRKSKTLTLCERIEVLKKLKTGQSQASIAREYGVNPSQISRILKREHQLLGDWRSNRNPQRKRKRAGKAEEVEEALLRWFSQVRSRQFPVSGPLLMEKAGQLAGCLGLNDFKATVGWLERWKRRNNITFKKQHGERQDADDSGAENWVVSVLPSILNEYAPRDIFNADETGLYWRAIPDGTLAFKQATPTGSKASKERLTILLCCNMDGGEKLEPLVIGKSKQPRCFKNVKRLPVSYRANANSWMTGDLWKQWLKDLNTRMRAQKRPILLLCDNSAAHNAPARLSHVKLVFLPPNTTSLIQPLDQGIIANFKAHYRALLLRRLMGLMDGQTGDNKRAIELARSLSLLDSLHLQKEAWNRVTQATIIKCYRRARFFKDAGRDQTDAAMASVAADIPAGVSNEQFQRYVAVDCSIQTAGDSTDVELCACKQATATDEASDQMSSEALIQQPPATFATALEGLSTIRAYLENTGCQSYERFYRLADLIYETQRHRSVQRTITDYFKKAKYQRLY is encoded by the coding sequence ATGGAGCAACGCAAAAGTAAGACTTTAACCTTATGTGAAAGAATAGAAGTGCTGAAGAAATTAAAAACCGGGCAGAGCCAGGCATCTATTGCCCGAGAATATGGCGTGAACCCCAGTCAAATTTCGCGAATCTTAAAGCGGGAACACCAGCTTCTGGGAGACTGGCGAAGCAACAGAAACCCACAACGGAAACGTAAGCGGGCGGGAAAGGCTGAGGAGGTTGAGGAGGCTCTCCTTCGGTGGTTTTCAcaggtcaggagcagacagtttcctgtaagCGGTCCGCTGCTCATGGAGAAAGCTGGCCAGTTAGCTGGCTGTCTTGGGCTAAATGACTTCAAAGCCACTGTCGGGTGGCTGGAAAGGTGGAAAAGAAGGAACAATATCACATTTAAGAAGCAGCACGGTGAGAGGCAGGATGCTGATGACTCGGGGGCTGAAAATTGGGTGGTGTCGGTCCTTCCTTCCATCCTGAACGAGTATGCACCTCGGGACATTTTCAACGCCGATGAAACCGGCCTCTACTGGCGGGCCATTCCTGATGGCACACTGGCATTCAAGCAGGCCACACCTACGGGAAGCAAAGCGTCCAAGGAACGACTGACCATCCTCctatgctgcaatatggatgggggtGAGAAGCTGGAACCCCTGGTCATCGGGAAGAGCaagcagccccgttgcttcaagaacgtGAAGCGGCTCCCTGTGTCATACCGGGCGAATGCCAATTCGTGGATGACTGGGGacctttggaagcagtggctaaaggatTTAAACACCAGAATGAGGGCACAGAAGCGTCCCATTTTGCTGCTCTGCGACAATTCTGCTGCTCACAATGCTCCTGCCAGGCTGTCTCATGTTAAGCTGGTCTTCCTGCCTCCAAACACTACCTCGCTGATCCAACCATTGGATCAGGGCATCATAGCCAATTTTAAAGCCCATTATCGTGCTCTTCTTCTAAGGCGTCTGATGGGCCTTATGGACGGACAGACTGGTGATAACAAACGTGCCATTGAACTGGCTCGTTCTCTGTCCCTGTTGGATTCCCTGCacctgcagaaagaagcctggaatcgggTCACACAGGCAACCATCATCAAATGCTACAGGCGGGCACGCTTTTTCAAGGATGCGGGCAGGGACCAAACAGATGCAGCCATGGCCAGCGTGGCtgctgacatcccagccggtgttagcaATGAGCAGTTCCAACGATACGTAGCTGTCGATTGCAGTATACAGACAGCCGGTGATAGCACGGATGTCGAGCTCTGCGCCTGCAAGCAGGCAACGGCCACCGATGAAGCAAGCGATcagatgagcagcgaggcactgATCCAACAACCTCCTGCCACTTTCGCTACAGCACTGGAGGGTCTCAGCACCATTAGGGCCTACCTGGAGAACACTGGGTGTCAGAGCTATGAAcgattttaccgtctggcagacttaATCTACGAAACCCAAAGACACCGTAGTGTGCAGAGGACTATCACTGACTATTTTAAGAAAGCCAAATACCAGAGACTGTATTGA